The nucleotide sequence GGTTGAATGTCAGCCGTTCGGCCAGCGGCGGCAGCTCGGCGCTTTCGGGCACCTCGGGCACCACGGCCGCCTCGGCTCCACCGGCCAGCGCAACCTCCAGGGCGATGGCCCCCGACTTGCGCCCCATGACCTCGACGACGAAGATCCGGTGGTGGCTGTCGGCGGTCTGGCGGAGCTTGTCCACGGCGTCGAGGGCCGTGTTCACCGCAGTGTCGAAGCCGACGGCGTTATCGGTGCCGAAGACGTCGTTGTCTATGGAGGCGGGCACGCCGACGACCTTGAGCCGGGTCTCCCGGGCCACGGCGTGGGCTCCGGCGGCGGACCCGTTCCCGCCGATGACCACCAGCCCCTCGATTCCTTTATCTTTCAGGTGCCCGTAGGCCCGTTTCCGGTTCTCCGGTTCGAGAAACTCCTCCGAGCGCGAGGTGCCGAGGATGGTGCCGCCGCGGTCTATTATCCCGCCCACGTCCCGGCTCTCGAGCCCCTTGAATTTGCCCTTCAACAGGCCCTGGTAGCCGTCCAGCACCCCAAAAACCCTGCGGCCTCCGTAGAGCGCCGTCCGGGTCACCGACCGGATGCAGGCGTTCATCCCGGGGGAGTCCCCGCCCGAGGTCAGCACGGCTATACTGGGTTCTTCCCCCATGCGACCCCGAAAAAGGATACCCGTTCCTAAGTGTCCGTCGGAAGCGGTTTTCGGCCCCCTTCGTCGGGGGGAAGATTAGCACACCGATTCCACCTAGTCAACGTGGCGACGCCGCTCCCCGCGCAGGTCACACGACCTCCAGACCGCACTCCCGCGAGCTCATCCGGTTCCCGGGATCGAGGCGGTCGGACAAGGGGCTCAAGCCACTTGTCGCGTTCGATAACGTCGTTTCGTCCCCCGGATAATTTTTCGCACCCGCCGCAAGAGGGGAGTGAACCGGTAAACCCATATCTGTCAGCCGATTGACAGTTCCCGTGGGCCCCCGTATACTTTACGGGCCGCCTCAACAACGAGGAGCGAAGCGGTGCAATCCTACGACCGGCTGCTCGACACACTGAGAACCCTCCTCTCCCCGGGCGGGTGCGCCTGGGACGCCGAACAGGACGTCCGCAGCATGGCCCGGTATCTGATCGAGGAGTCCTATGAATTCTACGACGCGGTGGCGGAGGATAGTTCCACCGGGGTCATCGAGGAACTGGGGGACGTTCTGTACGTGGCTAGCTTCATCGCCCTGCTGGCGGAACGTGACGGGACCTTCACCCTGGCCCAAGTCTGCGACGGCGCCGAGGAGAAGATGCGCCGCCGCCACCCCCACGTATTCGATCCCGGGGGGCCGAAGCTGGACGACGCCGACGCAGTCATCCGCCACTGGGAGAAGTTGAAGCACGGGGAGGCCGAGGAGCCGACCGAGCTGCCGCTGAGCCGGGCGCTCGAGAAAGTCCCCGTGCACACCCCGCCGCTGCTGCGGGCGGTCCGGGTCCAGGAAAAGGCGGCCCACTACCACTTCGACTGGCCCGAGGTGGGCGGCGTCCTGGACAAGCTGGAGGAGGAGACGGCCGAGCTCCGCCGGGCCGTGGGGGAGGGGCGGAGGGATCGAATCGCCGACGAGCTAGGCGACGTCCTCTTCTCCCTGGCCAACCTCGCCCGGTTTTTAAAAATGGACCCCGGGCAGGCGCTGATCGGAACCGTAAAGAAATTCCAGGAGAGGCTGCGGTGGATGGAGACACGGTGCGTCGCCGGGGGCGTATCGCTCTGCGACTTGAACCTACCCGAACTCGAGGCCCTGTGGCAGAAGGCCAAGCTCCAGCTAGAAAACGACGCCTCCTGACATCCCGGGGGGCCTATATTCTCCTCGTGACGGCCGTCGCGGTCCTGGCGGGGATCGGCTACCACACCCTCGGCGGCGGGTTGGACGACGGCGCCTACCTGCAACTTTCCTTCTCCGACCAGCTCCTGGCCGGGGAAAGCTTCCGCGTCAACGTGGACGACCCCTCGAGCGACGCCACCGCCAACCCCCTCCTGGTAGGGCTCCTGTCGGCGGGACGCCTCATTTTCGGCGGGGAGGCCGGGGCCCGGGTGCTGGGGGTGGTGATCCTCGTCGGCTTCGGTCTCTGCGCCTTTTGG is from bacterium and encodes:
- the mazG gene encoding nucleoside triphosphate pyrophosphohydrolase, whose translation is MQSYDRLLDTLRTLLSPGGCAWDAEQDVRSMARYLIEESYEFYDAVAEDSSTGVIEELGDVLYVASFIALLAERDGTFTLAQVCDGAEEKMRRRHPHVFDPGGPKLDDADAVIRHWEKLKHGEAEEPTELPLSRALEKVPVHTPPLLRAVRVQEKAAHYHFDWPEVGGVLDKLEEETAELRRAVGEGRRDRIADELGDVLFSLANLARFLKMDPGQALIGTVKKFQERLRWMETRCVAGGVSLCDLNLPELEALWQKAKLQLENDAS
- a CDS encoding ATP-dependent 6-phosphofructokinase encodes the protein MGEEPSIAVLTSGGDSPGMNACIRSVTRTALYGGRRVFGVLDGYQGLLKGKFKGLESRDVGGIIDRGGTILGTSRSEEFLEPENRKRAYGHLKDKGIEGLVVIGGNGSAAGAHAVARETRLKVVGVPASIDNDVFGTDNAVGFDTAVNTALDAVDKLRQTADSHHRIFVVEVMGRKSGAIALEVALAGGAEAAVVPEVPESAELPPLAERLTFNLKRSRKKSAVVICAEGAGRAEVIAGELESLTGIECRATVLGHLQRGGAPTSYDRNLAARLGWAAVGAISEGKSDVLVGLISNDIRLTPLEKVVAHEHRFNHQEYALLGILSL